One stretch of Clavibacter californiensis DNA includes these proteins:
- a CDS encoding MFS transporter → MPIALLGLFVALLPPIIVSLALKVAEVAPDDTAGTLSLVLGLGALVALVVNPLAGRLSDRTPGSFGMRRPWIIGGVVLGYGALILLTQATTMLALVGAWMLVQGCFNAAIAALIAVMADSARPRNRGRVAAAIGVAQNGSLVVGTFIVQLFTTTTQQVLVPGAVGVAVVVVFALVFRDRVLTERPTSRLSVRELLGSFVFDPRRNPDFGWAWLMRFLLTASAVTATNYLAFYLIDDLGVAQADVANAVFVATLFNVIGVVSTTFVAGWLSDRLGRRKVFVAAAALVAVIGLVILALAPSLAVVYVAQLVIGAGIGSFYAVDLALITDVLPSDADNGKDLGVVNIAQALPQSLVPTAASAVVGIAGYPGLFLAGAAAGLLGAVAAFRVKGVR, encoded by the coding sequence ATGCCCATCGCGCTCCTCGGCCTCTTCGTGGCCCTGCTGCCGCCCATCATCGTGTCGCTCGCCCTCAAGGTCGCCGAGGTCGCGCCGGACGACACGGCCGGCACCCTCAGCCTCGTGCTCGGCCTCGGCGCGCTCGTCGCCCTCGTCGTGAACCCGCTCGCCGGCCGCCTCTCCGACCGCACGCCCGGCAGCTTCGGCATGCGCCGCCCGTGGATCATCGGCGGCGTCGTCCTCGGGTACGGCGCGCTCATCCTCCTCACGCAGGCGACCACCATGCTCGCGCTCGTGGGCGCCTGGATGCTCGTGCAGGGCTGCTTCAACGCCGCCATCGCCGCGCTCATCGCCGTCATGGCCGACTCCGCCCGCCCGCGCAACCGCGGCCGGGTCGCGGCGGCCATCGGCGTCGCGCAGAACGGATCGCTCGTGGTCGGCACCTTCATCGTGCAGCTGTTCACGACCACGACGCAGCAGGTGCTCGTGCCCGGCGCGGTCGGCGTGGCCGTGGTCGTCGTCTTCGCGCTGGTCTTCCGCGACCGCGTGCTCACCGAGCGCCCGACCTCCCGCCTCAGCGTGCGGGAGCTCCTCGGCTCGTTCGTGTTCGACCCGCGCCGCAACCCCGACTTCGGCTGGGCCTGGCTCATGCGCTTCCTGCTCACGGCCAGCGCCGTGACGGCCACGAACTACCTCGCCTTCTACCTCATCGACGACCTCGGGGTCGCGCAGGCCGACGTCGCCAACGCCGTCTTCGTCGCGACGCTCTTCAACGTGATCGGCGTCGTGTCCACCACGTTCGTGGCCGGCTGGCTGAGCGACCGGCTCGGCCGCCGCAAGGTCTTCGTGGCCGCTGCCGCGCTCGTCGCGGTGATCGGCCTCGTGATCCTCGCCCTCGCGCCCAGCCTCGCCGTCGTCTACGTCGCGCAGCTCGTCATCGGCGCGGGCATCGGCTCGTTCTACGCGGTCGACCTCGCGCTCATCACCGACGTGCTGCCGAGCGACGCCGACAACGGCAAGGACCTCGGTGTCGTCAACATCGCGCAGGCGCTGCCGCAGTCGCTCGTGCCGACCGCCGCGAGCGCCGTGGTGGGGATCGCCGGCTACCCCGGCCTCTTCCTCGCGGGCGCCGCCGCCGGCCTCCTCGGCGCGGTCGCCGCGTTCCGCGTGAAGGGCGTCCGATGA
- a CDS encoding RDD family protein, whose amino-acid sequence MAAADAHDPMLSDGPDALVVGEAVALDVRPAGFVLRAAGAAIDVIASLVVGLLLVLLIGRLAGAGLLDAASSAACAIAAVVLAIVVLPVVVEVASRGRSLGRWAVGARIVRADGGGIGLRHAVARALVGILEIYLTLGGLAALVGLLSPCAQRLGDLVAGTRSQHERVPAYPAPLPPVPPHLVAWASEADVGRLPDALGRRLARFLTQREAMTPASRARLAAELANEAAVHVSPLPATDPESFVTAVGAVRREREHRALMLERDRMASLEPILAGLPHGFPARGGSTPA is encoded by the coding sequence ATGGCGGCAGCCGACGCACACGACCCGATGCTCTCGGACGGTCCCGACGCGCTCGTGGTCGGCGAGGCCGTCGCCCTCGACGTCCGTCCCGCGGGCTTCGTGCTGCGGGCCGCGGGCGCCGCCATCGACGTCATCGCGTCCCTGGTCGTGGGCCTCCTGCTCGTGCTCCTCATCGGCCGGCTCGCCGGCGCGGGCCTCCTCGACGCCGCCTCGAGCGCGGCGTGCGCCATCGCCGCCGTCGTCCTCGCGATCGTCGTCCTGCCCGTCGTGGTCGAGGTCGCGTCGCGCGGCCGGTCGCTCGGGCGCTGGGCCGTCGGAGCGCGCATCGTGCGGGCGGACGGCGGCGGCATCGGCCTCCGCCACGCGGTCGCCCGGGCGCTCGTCGGGATCCTCGAGATCTACCTCACGCTCGGCGGGCTCGCCGCGCTCGTGGGCCTCCTCAGCCCGTGCGCCCAGCGCCTCGGCGACCTCGTGGCCGGCACCCGCTCGCAGCACGAGCGCGTGCCCGCGTATCCCGCTCCCCTGCCGCCCGTGCCGCCGCACCTCGTCGCATGGGCGTCCGAGGCGGACGTCGGCCGCCTGCCGGACGCGCTCGGCCGTCGCCTCGCCCGCTTCCTCACGCAGCGGGAGGCCATGACGCCGGCGTCCCGCGCGCGCCTCGCGGCGGAGCTCGCGAACGAGGCCGCGGTGCACGTCTCGCCGCTGCCCGCGACGGATCCCGAGTCCTTCGTCACGGCCGTCGGCGCGGTCCGGCGCGAGCGCGAGCACCGCGCCCTGATGCTCGAGCGGGACCGCATGGCGTCGCTCGAGCCGATCCTCGCGGGGTTGCCGCACGGGTTCCCGGCGCGCGGCGGATCCACGCCCGCCTGA
- a CDS encoding metal-sensitive transcriptional regulator: protein MVGYSEGKDDILKRLRRAEGQVRGIERMVESDTYCIDVLTQVSAVTRAMETVALKLLDDHLAHCLAEAAREGGQVADDKVREASAAIARLVRS from the coding sequence ATGGTCGGGTACAGCGAGGGCAAGGACGACATCCTCAAGCGGCTGCGGCGCGCGGAGGGCCAGGTGCGCGGCATCGAGCGCATGGTCGAGTCCGACACGTACTGCATCGACGTGCTCACGCAGGTGTCCGCCGTGACGCGCGCCATGGAGACGGTCGCGCTCAAGCTGCTCGACGACCACCTCGCCCACTGCCTCGCGGAGGCCGCGCGCGAGGGCGGCCAGGTCGCGGACGACAAGGTGCGCGAGGCCTCCGCGGCCATCGCGCGGCTCGTCCGGTCCTGA
- the ahcY gene encoding adenosylhomocysteinase, with protein MTLLPEATSTALPFRVADLSLAESGRHQIRLAENEMPGLMALREEFGASQPLAGARIAGSIHMTVQTAVLIETLTALGAQVRWASCNIFSTQDEAAAAVAVGAGTPDAPAGVPVFAWKGETLEEYWWCTEQIFDWSGEAQAAGADWTGPNMILDDGGDASLLVHKGREYELAGVVPETPEDASHEYRVILDTLRRSLAASSDRWTRRAADIQGVTEETTTGVHRLYELARDGELLFPAINVNDSVTKSKFDNKYGIRHSLPDGLNRATDVLIGGKVAFVVGYGDVGKGAAEALRGQGARVIVSEVDPICALQAAMDGYQVAKLSSVIETVDILVTGTGNVDVVRVDDIQRMKHQAVIANVGHFDNEIDMAGLERLPGVEKVEIKPQVHEWRLPSGRSVLVLSEGRLMNLGNATGHPSFVMSNSFTNQVLAQIELWVRNEQYPIGVYVLPKHLDEKVARLHLDALGVELTELRPEQAAYIGVPVEGPYKVDHYRY; from the coding sequence ATGACCCTGCTCCCGGAAGCCACGTCCACCGCCCTGCCCTTCCGCGTCGCCGACCTCTCCCTCGCGGAGTCCGGCCGCCACCAGATCCGCCTCGCCGAGAACGAGATGCCCGGCCTCATGGCCCTCCGCGAGGAGTTCGGCGCGTCGCAGCCGCTCGCGGGCGCGCGCATCGCCGGAAGCATCCACATGACCGTGCAGACGGCCGTGCTCATCGAGACCCTCACCGCCCTCGGCGCGCAGGTGCGCTGGGCGAGCTGCAACATCTTCTCCACGCAGGACGAGGCCGCGGCCGCCGTCGCGGTCGGCGCGGGCACCCCGGACGCGCCCGCTGGCGTGCCCGTCTTCGCCTGGAAGGGCGAGACGCTCGAGGAGTACTGGTGGTGCACCGAGCAGATCTTCGACTGGTCGGGCGAGGCCCAGGCCGCGGGCGCCGACTGGACGGGCCCGAACATGATCCTCGACGACGGCGGCGACGCCTCCCTCCTGGTGCACAAGGGCCGCGAGTACGAGCTCGCCGGCGTCGTGCCCGAGACGCCCGAGGACGCGAGCCACGAGTACCGCGTGATCCTCGACACGCTCCGCCGCAGCCTCGCCGCGTCCTCGGACCGCTGGACCCGCCGTGCCGCCGACATCCAGGGCGTCACCGAGGAGACCACCACGGGCGTCCACCGCCTGTACGAGCTGGCCCGCGACGGCGAGCTGCTGTTCCCGGCGATCAACGTCAACGACTCGGTCACCAAGAGCAAGTTCGACAACAAGTACGGCATCCGCCACTCGCTGCCCGACGGCCTCAATCGCGCCACCGACGTGCTCATCGGCGGCAAGGTGGCGTTCGTCGTCGGCTACGGCGACGTGGGCAAGGGCGCGGCCGAGGCGCTGCGCGGACAGGGCGCGCGCGTCATCGTCTCCGAGGTCGACCCGATCTGCGCGCTCCAGGCCGCGATGGACGGGTACCAGGTCGCGAAGCTCTCCTCGGTCATCGAGACCGTCGACATCCTGGTCACCGGCACGGGCAACGTCGACGTCGTGCGCGTGGACGACATCCAGCGCATGAAGCACCAGGCCGTCATCGCCAACGTCGGCCACTTCGACAACGAGATCGACATGGCCGGCCTCGAGCGCCTCCCTGGCGTGGAGAAGGTCGAGATCAAGCCGCAGGTGCACGAGTGGCGGCTGCCGTCCGGCCGCAGCGTGCTCGTGCTCTCCGAGGGCCGCCTGATGAACCTGGGCAACGCCACCGGCCACCCGTCCTTCGTGATGAGCAACTCGTTCACCAACCAGGTGCTCGCGCAGATCGAGCTGTGGGTGCGCAACGAGCAGTACCCGATCGGCGTGTACGTGCTGCCGAAGCACCTCGACGAGAAGGTGGCGCGCCTGCACCTCGACGCGCTCGGCGTGGAGCTCACGGAGCTCCGCCCCGAGCAGGCCGCCTACATCGGCGTGCCGGTCGAGGGGCCGTACAAGGTGGACCACTACCGGTACTGA
- a CDS encoding heavy metal translocating P-type ATPase, with amino-acid sequence MSDPASGSAPAGDPVAATAEDGVVLTRVDLDVQGMTCASCAMRIERKLGRMPGVEAAVNYATHRARVQLPAGTSVEDAIRTIERTGYRASERDGWGSAAADGVSGSAAVPSASASAERAPVAAPRIRPDAPAAAADPASAPAPAPTDAPAPTDPPAHAAVATRRPDADELALRQRLVVSAALTVPVFLMAMIPALQFRDWQWLSLALAAPVAVWGAWPFHRSAVVSARHGGVGMDTLVSIGVAAAFLWSLYALFLGDAGEPGMRMTMSLVSEPGGGSGDVYLEVAAAVTVFILGGRYLEARAARASGAALAALLDLAAKDVAVVRDGVERRIPIRELRVGEEFVVRPGERIATDGVVVDGSSAVDRSLLTGESLPVEVGPGDDVTGATLNAGGRLVVRATRVGEETRLARMAALVEEAQTGKARIQRLADRVSAVFVPVVLVLAVGTLVGWLLLGFPPEAAFTAAVATLIIACPCALGLATPTALLVGTGRGAQLGILITGPEVLESTRRIDTVLLDKTGTVTTGVMSLVRAVPAADVDADELLRVAAALEARSEHPVARAVVEAAGSGSLPVIEGFAATAGLGVHGVVDGRAVAVGRPAWLAEQWAAEPDASLAEALREAETEGSTVVAVAWDGAVRGILAVADTVKPTSAEAVRRMRALGLGPVLLTGDTAGAAHRVAAEVGIDEVIAGVLPEGKLDAVRRLQGEGRVVAMVGDGVNDAAALAQADLGIAMGTGTDAAIEAGDITIVRGDLVLVADAVRLARRTLGTIRGNLFWAFAYNAAAIPVAMAGLLNPLVAGLAMALSSVFVVTNSLRLRSFR; translated from the coding sequence ATGAGCGACCCCGCATCCGGATCCGCGCCCGCCGGGGATCCCGTCGCCGCCACGGCCGAGGACGGCGTCGTGCTGACGCGCGTCGACCTCGACGTGCAGGGCATGACGTGCGCGTCGTGCGCGATGCGCATCGAGCGCAAGCTCGGCCGGATGCCCGGGGTCGAGGCCGCCGTCAACTACGCCACTCACCGCGCGCGCGTGCAGCTGCCCGCGGGGACGAGCGTCGAGGACGCCATCCGCACCATCGAGCGCACGGGGTACCGGGCGTCCGAGCGAGACGGGTGGGGGAGCGCGGCGGCGGACGGCGTGTCCGGATCCGCTGCCGTGCCATCCGCATCCGCCTCCGCGGAGCGCGCGCCCGTCGCGGCTCCTCGCATCCGTCCGGACGCGCCCGCCGCCGCTGCGGATCCCGCATCCGCACCCGCGCCCGCTCCGACGGACGCGCCCGCCCCGACGGACCCACCCGCCCACGCCGCCGTCGCCACCCGCCGCCCCGACGCCGACGAGCTCGCGCTCCGGCAGCGACTCGTGGTCTCCGCGGCGCTCACCGTCCCCGTGTTCCTCATGGCGATGATCCCCGCGCTGCAGTTCCGGGACTGGCAGTGGCTGTCGCTCGCGCTCGCCGCGCCGGTCGCGGTCTGGGGCGCGTGGCCCTTCCACCGGTCCGCCGTCGTCAGCGCGCGCCACGGCGGAGTCGGCATGGACACGCTCGTCAGCATCGGCGTCGCTGCCGCGTTCCTCTGGTCGCTCTACGCGCTCTTCCTCGGCGACGCGGGCGAGCCCGGCATGCGCATGACCATGAGCCTCGTCTCGGAGCCGGGCGGCGGATCCGGCGACGTGTACCTCGAGGTCGCCGCGGCCGTCACGGTGTTCATCCTCGGCGGGCGCTACCTGGAGGCGCGGGCCGCCCGCGCGTCCGGCGCCGCCCTCGCCGCTCTGCTCGACCTCGCCGCGAAGGACGTCGCCGTCGTGCGCGACGGCGTCGAGCGGCGGATCCCCATCCGCGAGCTGCGCGTGGGCGAGGAGTTCGTCGTGCGGCCGGGCGAGCGCATCGCGACCGACGGCGTGGTCGTCGACGGGTCCAGCGCGGTCGACCGCTCGCTCCTCACGGGCGAGTCGCTGCCCGTGGAGGTCGGGCCCGGCGACGACGTGACAGGCGCGACCCTCAACGCCGGCGGCCGCCTCGTCGTGCGCGCCACGCGCGTGGGGGAGGAGACCCGGCTCGCCCGCATGGCCGCGCTCGTGGAGGAGGCGCAGACCGGCAAGGCCCGGATCCAGCGCCTCGCCGACCGCGTATCCGCCGTCTTCGTGCCGGTCGTGCTCGTGCTCGCCGTAGGCACGCTCGTGGGCTGGCTGCTGCTCGGGTTCCCGCCCGAGGCCGCGTTCACCGCGGCTGTGGCGACCCTGATCATCGCGTGCCCGTGCGCCCTCGGCCTCGCGACGCCGACCGCGCTCCTCGTGGGCACGGGGCGCGGCGCCCAGCTCGGGATCCTCATCACCGGCCCCGAGGTCCTGGAGTCGACCCGGCGCATCGACACCGTGCTGCTCGACAAGACCGGCACCGTCACCACGGGCGTCATGTCGCTCGTGCGAGCCGTGCCCGCGGCGGACGTCGACGCCGACGAGCTCCTGCGCGTGGCCGCCGCCCTCGAGGCGCGGTCCGAGCACCCGGTCGCGCGGGCCGTCGTCGAGGCGGCGGGCTCGGGATCCCTGCCCGTCATCGAGGGCTTCGCCGCCACCGCGGGCCTCGGCGTCCACGGCGTGGTCGACGGCCGCGCGGTCGCCGTCGGGCGGCCTGCGTGGCTCGCCGAGCAGTGGGCCGCCGAGCCAGACGCGTCGCTCGCCGAGGCGCTGCGCGAGGCCGAGACGGAAGGATCCACCGTCGTCGCGGTCGCGTGGGACGGTGCCGTCCGCGGGATCCTCGCCGTCGCCGACACCGTCAAGCCCACGAGCGCCGAGGCCGTCCGCCGCATGCGCGCGCTGGGCCTCGGTCCCGTGCTCCTGACCGGCGACACCGCGGGCGCCGCGCACCGCGTCGCCGCCGAGGTCGGCATCGACGAGGTGATCGCGGGCGTCCTCCCCGAGGGCAAGCTCGACGCGGTGCGCCGCCTGCAGGGCGAGGGGCGCGTCGTCGCGATGGTCGGCGACGGCGTGAACGACGCCGCCGCCCTCGCGCAGGCCGACCTCGGGATCGCGATGGGCACGGGCACCGACGCGGCCATCGAGGCGGGCGACATCACGATCGTCCGCGGCGACCTCGTGCTCGTGGCCGACGCCGTCCGGCTCGCGCGGCGCACGCTCGGCACGATCCGCGGCAACCTGTTCTGGGCCTTCGCGTACAACGCGGCCGCGATCCCGGTCGCGATGGCCGGCCTCCTCAACCCGCTGGTCGCGGGCCTGGCGATGGCGCTCTCGTCGGTGTTCGTCGTCACGAACAGCCTGCGCCTGCGCTCCTTCCGGTAG
- a CDS encoding heavy-metal-associated domain-containing protein, protein MTTTTFPVTGMTCAHCVASVTEEVGELPGVASVAVDLVAGGASTVTVESDAPLDPQAVRAAVAEAGYVAGL, encoded by the coding sequence ATGACCACCACGACCTTCCCCGTCACCGGCATGACCTGCGCGCACTGCGTCGCGAGCGTCACCGAGGAGGTCGGCGAGCTGCCGGGCGTCGCGTCCGTCGCCGTCGACCTCGTCGCGGGCGGCGCATCCACCGTCACCGTGGAGAGCGATGCGCCGCTCGACCCCCAGGCCGTGCGCGCCGCGGTCGCCGAGGCCGGGTACGTCGCGGGGCTCTGA
- a CDS encoding beta-glucosidase H: MDPHEKTPHDTTPLDPATARLEELAARLTLEQKVQLITGRDFWTTWPMEGIGLRRMLVSDGPSGVRGEVWDERSPSLNLPSASALSSSWDTGIAARYGRACAVEARRKGVDVVLGPTINLHRSPYGGRHFEAFSEDPLLTADLAAAYVRGVQENGVGATPKHYVANEYETDRFTADSVVSERALRELYLAAFEKAVVESRAWLVMSSYNSINGTTSTENDLLETPLNSEWGFDGVVVSDWTGVRSVDAASASQDLEMPGPVGAWGDPLLDAVRDGRVLESDIDRKVVRLLRLAARVGALEGFDAVVPAPVEVEDGVAFARTAAAAGTVLVRNEDAALPLDASALRSVAVIGHNAVEARTQGGGSATVIPEHVVTPLDGIRAALGDGVDVRYARGAVVQKGIQELPLAEIRNPRTGEPGALVRFLDADGQEMFTEDRRATTLMYFGGDAPTGTAAVIEITTRWTPAATGEVLFGFSATGRGRVHADGELLREDGAAPVGMDLGASLMSPPSISAPLEATAGQPVDLKVEFELTSAPGGLAGILGITVGLEADESEPERLLDEAVEAATGADVAIVVVGTNAQVESEGFDRDSLALPGRQDELVRRVAAANPRTIVVVNSGSPVLLPWRDDVRAVLLAWFGGQEFGGALADVLFGDVEPGGRLPTTWPATEEDIPVRSVTPVDGKVVYDEGIHVGYRAWLRSGATPAYAFGHGLGYTTHEVDDLRVAEDGAGGITATVRVTNTGDRAGKQVVQAYLSRGGSAVDRAVRWLAGFASVELAAGASAEVEVAVGARTFAHWDGGWRREPGAFRLHVGTSVTATPLEAEVDPAA; the protein is encoded by the coding sequence ATGGACCCGCACGAGAAGACCCCACACGACACCACCCCGCTCGACCCCGCAACCGCCCGTCTCGAGGAGCTCGCCGCGCGCCTCACCCTCGAGCAGAAGGTGCAGCTGATCACGGGCCGCGACTTCTGGACCACGTGGCCCATGGAGGGCATCGGCCTCCGCCGCATGCTCGTCTCCGACGGTCCCAGCGGAGTGCGCGGCGAGGTCTGGGACGAGCGCTCCCCCTCGCTCAACCTGCCGTCCGCGTCCGCGCTGTCGTCCAGCTGGGACACCGGGATCGCCGCCCGCTACGGCCGCGCATGCGCCGTCGAGGCGCGCCGCAAGGGCGTCGACGTCGTGCTCGGCCCGACCATCAACCTGCACCGCTCCCCCTACGGCGGGCGGCACTTCGAGGCCTTCAGCGAGGATCCGCTGCTCACCGCCGACCTGGCCGCCGCCTACGTGCGGGGCGTGCAGGAGAACGGCGTCGGCGCGACCCCCAAGCACTACGTCGCCAACGAGTACGAGACCGACCGCTTCACCGCCGACAGCGTGGTGTCCGAGCGGGCGCTGCGCGAGCTGTACCTCGCCGCGTTCGAGAAGGCCGTCGTCGAGTCACGCGCGTGGCTCGTGATGAGCTCGTACAACTCGATCAACGGCACGACCTCGACCGAGAACGACCTGCTCGAGACGCCGCTCAACTCGGAGTGGGGCTTCGACGGCGTGGTCGTCAGCGACTGGACGGGCGTCCGCAGCGTCGACGCCGCGAGCGCCTCGCAGGACCTCGAGATGCCGGGCCCCGTCGGCGCGTGGGGCGACCCGCTCCTCGACGCGGTGCGCGACGGCCGCGTGCTCGAGTCCGACATCGACCGCAAGGTGGTGCGCCTGCTGCGCCTCGCCGCCCGCGTCGGCGCGCTCGAGGGCTTCGACGCCGTCGTGCCCGCTCCCGTCGAGGTCGAGGACGGCGTCGCGTTCGCGCGCACGGCCGCCGCGGCGGGAACGGTGCTCGTGCGCAACGAGGACGCCGCGCTGCCGCTCGACGCGTCCGCGCTCCGCTCCGTCGCGGTCATCGGCCACAACGCCGTCGAGGCGCGCACGCAGGGCGGCGGCAGCGCGACCGTCATCCCGGAGCACGTGGTCACGCCGCTCGACGGGATCCGCGCCGCCCTCGGCGACGGCGTCGACGTACGCTACGCGCGCGGCGCGGTCGTGCAGAAGGGGATCCAGGAGCTGCCGCTCGCGGAGATCCGGAACCCCCGCACGGGCGAGCCCGGCGCCCTCGTGCGCTTCCTCGACGCCGACGGCCAGGAGATGTTCACGGAGGACCGCCGGGCGACGACGCTCATGTACTTCGGCGGCGACGCGCCCACCGGCACGGCGGCCGTCATCGAGATCACGACCCGCTGGACGCCGGCGGCGACGGGCGAGGTGCTGTTCGGCTTCAGCGCGACCGGCCGCGGCCGCGTCCACGCAGACGGGGAGCTCCTCCGCGAGGACGGCGCCGCGCCCGTGGGCATGGACCTCGGCGCGAGCCTCATGTCGCCGCCCTCGATCTCCGCGCCGCTGGAGGCGACCGCCGGTCAGCCGGTGGATCTGAAGGTCGAGTTCGAGCTGACCAGCGCGCCCGGCGGCCTCGCGGGCATCCTCGGGATCACGGTGGGCCTCGAGGCAGACGAGTCCGAGCCCGAGCGCCTCCTCGACGAGGCCGTGGAGGCCGCGACCGGCGCGGACGTCGCGATCGTCGTCGTCGGCACCAACGCGCAGGTCGAGTCCGAGGGCTTCGACCGCGACTCGCTCGCGCTCCCCGGCCGCCAGGACGAGCTGGTGCGCCGCGTCGCCGCCGCCAACCCGCGCACGATCGTGGTCGTCAACTCCGGATCCCCCGTGCTCCTCCCTTGGCGCGATGACGTCCGGGCGGTGCTCCTCGCGTGGTTCGGCGGCCAGGAGTTCGGCGGCGCCCTCGCGGACGTGCTGTTCGGCGACGTCGAGCCGGGCGGCCGCCTCCCCACCACGTGGCCCGCCACCGAGGAGGACATCCCCGTCCGCTCCGTCACGCCGGTCGACGGGAAGGTGGTCTACGACGAGGGGATCCACGTCGGCTACCGCGCCTGGCTCCGCTCGGGCGCGACCCCGGCCTACGCGTTCGGGCACGGCCTCGGCTACACGACGCACGAGGTCGACGACCTGCGCGTCGCCGAGGACGGAGCGGGCGGGATCACCGCGACCGTCCGCGTGACCAACACGGGCGACCGCGCCGGCAAGCAGGTCGTGCAGGCCTACCTGTCGCGCGGCGGATCCGCGGTCGACCGGGCGGTGCGCTGGCTCGCGGGCTTCGCATCCGTCGAGCTCGCCGCGGGCGCGTCCGCCGAGGTCGAGGTCGCGGTCGGCGCGCGGACCTTCGCGCACTGGGACGGCGGCTGGCGGCGCGAGCCCGGCGCCTTCCGTCTGCACGTCGGCACCTCGGTGACGGCGACGCCGCTGGAGGCCGAGGTGGATCCCGCGGCCTGA
- a CDS encoding stage II sporulation protein M, whose amino-acid sequence MDLDAYTAAHRDDWDRLARLAGRRRLAGPDADELVDRYQAGAAELSAIQAAAGSTAQGDRLSVALSRARMRFTGQSTNVASRIPSFFAVDLPAALYRIRWLTLAVALVTVAIVALYATWILRDPSMIASLGSDADLRKYVEDDFVDYYSENPAASFTGQVWTNNAWIAAQCVAFGITGLWVPYVILQNAQGLGTTTAVMFSYGEGGTFFSYILPHGLLELTAIFVAAAAGLRISWAWIAPGARTRGQALAEDGRALITVAMGLVLVLLVSGIIEGFVTPQPWPVPLKIAIGAAALGAFLFYMVVVGGRAVRQGATGDLDEFEAGGRRIVAG is encoded by the coding sequence ATGGACCTCGACGCCTACACCGCCGCCCACCGGGACGACTGGGACCGGCTCGCCCGCCTCGCGGGCCGGCGCCGGCTCGCCGGACCCGACGCCGACGAGCTCGTCGACCGGTACCAGGCGGGCGCGGCCGAGCTGTCCGCGATCCAGGCGGCGGCCGGATCCACCGCGCAGGGCGATCGGCTCTCTGTGGCGCTCTCGCGGGCCCGCATGCGCTTCACCGGGCAGAGCACGAACGTCGCGTCGCGCATCCCCTCGTTCTTCGCCGTCGACCTGCCGGCGGCCCTGTACCGGATCCGCTGGCTGACGCTCGCCGTGGCGCTCGTCACGGTCGCCATCGTCGCGCTCTACGCCACGTGGATCCTCCGCGACCCCTCGATGATCGCGAGCCTCGGCAGCGACGCCGACCTCCGGAAGTACGTCGAGGACGACTTCGTCGACTACTACAGCGAGAACCCGGCGGCCTCGTTCACCGGCCAGGTCTGGACGAACAACGCGTGGATCGCCGCGCAGTGCGTCGCCTTCGGGATCACGGGCCTGTGGGTGCCGTACGTGATCCTGCAGAACGCGCAGGGCCTCGGCACGACGACCGCCGTGATGTTCTCCTACGGCGAGGGCGGCACGTTCTTCTCGTACATCCTCCCGCACGGGCTGCTGGAGCTGACGGCGATCTTCGTGGCGGCCGCCGCCGGCCTCCGCATCTCGTGGGCCTGGATCGCGCCCGGCGCCCGCACGCGCGGCCAGGCGCTCGCCGAGGACGGGCGCGCGCTCATCACGGTGGCCATGGGGCTCGTGCTCGTGCTGCTGGTGAGCGGGATCATCGAGGGCTTCGTGACGCCGCAGCCGTGGCCCGTGCCGCTCAAGATCGCGATCGGGGCCGCCGCGCTGGGGGCGTTCCTCTTCTACATGGTGGTCGTCGGCGGCCGGGCGGTGCGCCAGGGCGCGACGGGCGACCTCGACGAGTTCGAGGCGGGCGGCCGGCGGATCGTCGCGGGCTGA
- a CDS encoding TetR/AcrR family transcriptional regulator, whose amino-acid sequence MAVDEGPRRYAKGAARRREILEAALALIAERGYSASSLQEIADAVGISKAGVLHYFESREALIAAVLEERDAHAVADFREAMPDRDPSDMVGMLLRASSHNADTPGLVALYSRLVVDAAGAEHPAHSYIADRYARVVGTVAAQVRALGVELPAGLDPDSFAHVAVAVSDGLQLQWSYRPEIDMRDALERAIRALSGGVLPLPSADPAATTATA is encoded by the coding sequence ATGGCAGTCGACGAGGGCCCGCGCCGGTACGCCAAGGGAGCGGCCCGGCGCCGCGAGATCCTCGAGGCCGCCCTGGCCCTGATCGCCGAGCGTGGCTACTCCGCGTCGTCGCTGCAGGAGATCGCCGACGCCGTGGGCATCAGCAAGGCGGGCGTCCTGCACTACTTCGAGTCGCGCGAGGCGCTCATCGCGGCCGTGCTCGAGGAGCGCGACGCCCACGCGGTCGCCGACTTCCGGGAGGCGATGCCGGATCGGGATCCCTCGGACATGGTCGGCATGCTGCTGCGCGCGAGCTCGCACAACGCCGACACGCCCGGCCTCGTCGCGCTCTACTCGCGCCTCGTCGTCGATGCCGCCGGTGCCGAGCACCCGGCCCACTCCTACATCGCCGATCGCTACGCGCGCGTCGTCGGCACGGTCGCCGCGCAGGTGCGCGCCCTCGGCGTCGAGCTGCCGGCGGGTCTCGACCCCGACTCCTTCGCGCATGTCGCCGTCGCGGTGAGCGACGGCCTGCAGCTGCAGTGGAGCTACCGTCCGGAGATCGACATGCGCGATGCGCTCGAGCGGGCGATCCGCGCGCTCAGCGGCGGGGTGCTCCCGCTGCCGTCCGCGGATCCGGCAGCGACGACCGCCACCGCGTGA